The Pseudomonas fluorescens genome segment CTCGGCCGGCGTCTGCGCCGCCTGCGCCATCGCTCCCGTCAACGGCATGGCGAGCATGTTGAACAGCACTGCAAAGCAGGCGATCCAGGCAAATGCGAGCCGGTGTCGGTTCATGGGACAGATCCGTAGGGTGGGCGATCAGGCGCGGCTATTTAGCCTGATCAGGGCCGATAAGTAAAAAAGCGTCGTGCGGTTTGGTGTCGCAGAGGATTCAGCCTGCTACGGCATGCAACCGCAAACCCAGCGCCTTCATGACTTTCATGATAGTCGCGAATTCCGGATTTCCAGTGCTGCTCAGCGCTTTATAAAGGCTTTCACGACCCAGACCTGCATCCCGCGCAACCTGAGTCATGCCTTGGGCGCGGGCAATGTCATTAAGCGCTGCACGGATGAGAACGCCATCGCCAGCATCTTCGTCAAAACAGGCGTCCAGGTAAGCCGCCATTTCCTCCGGCGTTTTAAGAAACTCTGCAGCGTCGAAGCGGGTGAATTTTTCGGTCATGACTTACTCCTCATTACCGATGCTTTGCGCCATCCGGATGGCGCGTTTGATATCTCGTTTTTGTGTCGACTTGTCGCCCCCCAGCAGTAGCAGATAAATCACGTTACCTTTACGTGTGAAGTACATCCTGTAGCCGGGACCGTAATGAACGCGCATTTCATAAACGGCACTGCCAACGAACTCGCAATCACCCATATTTCCATGCTCTGCACCTCGAATTCTGGCGATGATGCGAGCTTTGCCGTTGGTGTCTTTCATCGAGTCGAGCCAATCGGCAAATGCAGGGGATCGTTCAAATTCGATCATGTCGAAATCGTATTCCTTGGGATACAGACTGACAAGGCGCGTTTTTCTTGAAGGCAGCAGTGCGCTTCAAGAATTTGCTCGCTGCAAATCTGTGTGGATTAAAGGAATCGAAATCTTGGCGTGAGGTGGCAGGGGCGAACAGTCGGCTGGTTCCTGAAATTCTGCCGGTCAAATCAAGGATTAGCTCGAAATCAGGAATTATCTGACGTAGAGAGGGCTTCCAGGACTTCAGACGTACACTTGAACTCCCGATCAACCCCCGCCAACACCGGCCGCTTCAACACCATCACCGGTACCCCAAGCTCCCGCGCCACGTCCAGTTTCGGCTCGGTCGCGGTGCTGCCGCTGTTCTTGCTGATCAGCACGTCGATCTGCCGCCGTTCGAACAGTGCTCGCTCATCTTCCAGCAGAAAGGGGCCACGGGCGCCGATGACTTCGCAGCGTTCGTTGCCGGGGTAGACGTCGAGGGCGCGCAGGGTCCAGAACTGGTGCGCGGGGATTTCATCGAGGTGTTGCAGCGGTTCGCGGCCAAGGGTGAACAGGGGGCGACGGAAGGGTTCGAGGGCGGTGATCAGTTCGGCCCAGTCGGCGACTTCGCGCCAGTCATCGCCCGGTTGCGGTTGCCACGCCGGGCGGCGCAGGGCCCAGCAGGGGATGTCGGTGAGTTTTGCAGCGGTGGCGGCGTTCCGGCTGATTTGTGCGGCGTAGGGATGGGTCGCGTCGAGCAGCAGATCGATGCCCTCGTCGCGAATGAACTGCGCCAGACCTTCGGCGCCACCGTAGCCGCCGACGCGCACCTGACATGTCAGATCGGTCGGGACCCGGCCGACGCCCGCCAGGCTGTAAATGTGTTCCGGCCCCAACGTGCGCGCGATGGCTAGCGCTTCAGTCACACCGCCGAGCAACAAAATCCGTTTCATGTAAAAGCCCCCGCATGGCCAACGATGCCGCCCTGACGATCAATCGCAAACACCTCGACCTGCACCTGAGCCGGCACCACGCTGCGGGCGAATTCCAGAGCATGGCGGCAAACTTCATCGCCAAGGGCAACACCCGCCGCACTGGCCATCGCCAATGCCTGCTGACTGGTGTTCGCCCCGCGTATGGCTTGCTGCAAGGTGTCGTCGGCGCCAATCGCCGCCGCCCACTCGGCCAGTTGCGGCAGGTCGATGCTCGAGTGGCGCGAGTGCAGGTCCATGTGCCCGGCTGCCAGTTTGCTGATCTTGCCGAAGCCGCCGCACAGGCTGAGTTTATCCACAGGCACTTTGCGCAGGTGCTTGAGCACGGCGCCGACGAAGTCGCCCATTTCGATCAGGGCGATTTCCGGCAGGTTGTAGACCCGGCGCATGGTGTCTTCGCTGGCGTTGCCGGTGCAGGCGGCGATGTGCAGGTAGCCGTTGGTTTTCGCCACGTCGATGCCTTGATGGATCGAGGCGATGTACGCCGCGCAGGAAAACGGCCGGACGATGCCGCTGGTGCCGAGGATCGACAGCCCGCCGAGAATCCCCAGGCGCGGGTTCATGGTTTTCAGCGCCAGGGCTTCGCCGCCCTCGACGTTGACCGTCACTTCGAAACCGCCGTTATAGCCGGTTTCTTCGGCGAGCAGCGTCAGGTGATCGCTGATCATCTTGCGCGGCACCGGGTTGATCGCCGGTTCGCCGACGGCCAGCACCAGTCCCGGGCGGGTGACGGTGCCGACACCTTTACCGGCGATGAAGCGAATTCCCGGCTCGTCGATCAGTTGCACACGGGAGTAGAGCAGGGCGCCGTGAGTCACGTCCGGATCATCGCCCGCATCTTTGATCGTCCCGGCTTCCGCGCCGTCATCGGTCAGCCGGCAGAACTCCAGACGCATCTGCACCTGCTTGCCCTTGGGCAACACGATCTGCACGGCGTCCGCCACCGCTCCGCCGAGCAGCAGGCGGGCGGCAGCAAGGCTGGTGGCCGTGGCGCAGCTGCCGGTGGTCAGGCCGCTGCGCAGGGGCGCGGGTTGTTCGGCGGTTTCGTCACGCATCGAGGGGTTTGACCAGATCGAGCAGGGTGATCGGCAACGCCTGGCGCCAGGTGTCGAACTCGCCCAGCGGTTGCGCCTGGGCGATGTGGATGCGGGTCAGCTCGCCGCCATGGCGTTCGCGCCAGCTCATCAAGGTCATTTCGCTTTGCAGGGTCACGGCGTTGGCGACCAGCCGGCCACCGGGTTTGAGTTGCTCCCAGCAGGTGTCGAGCACGCCTTCGCGGGTCACGCCGCCGCCGATGAAAATGGCGTCCGGACGTTCCAGCCCGACAAGGGCCTGTGGTGCGCTGCCGCGAATCAGTTGCAGGCCGGGAACACCCAAGGCGTCGCGGTTGTGTTCGATCAACTGCTGTCGGCCGTCATCGGCCTCGATGGCCAGCGCGCGGCAACTTGGATGAGCACGCATCCACTCGATACCGATCGAGCCGCTGCCGGCGCCGACGTCCCACAGCAGTTCGCCCGGTGTCGGGGCGAGGCGGGCGAGGGTGATCGCGCGCACGTCGCGTTTGGTCAGTTGGCCGTCATGCTGGAAGGCCGAGTCCGGCAGACCGGCGAGGCGGGACAGGCGTGGTGTCTGCGGATCGGCCAGGCATTCGATGGCGATCACGTTGAGGTCGGCAATGAGCGGGTCGTTCCAGTCGTTGGCGGTGCCGTCGATCCGGCGCTCGGCGTTGCCGCCCAGATGTTCCAGAACACTCAGGCGACTGGCGCCGAATCCACGCTCGCGCAGCGATGCCGCAACGGCGGCCGGGCTCTGACCGTCATTGCTCAGCAGCAACAGGCGCACGCCGCTGGACAACTGTGCATTCAGGGCGGCCAACGGTCGTGCCACCAAGGACACGATCACCACCTCCTGCAACGGCCAGCCCAGTCGGGCAGCCGCCAGCGAGCACGAAGACGGCGCCGGCAGAACCAGCATCTCGGCCCCCGGCACCTGCCGCGCCAGACTCGCGCCAACGCCGTAGAACATCGGATCACCGCTGGCCAGCACGCACATCGCTTCGCCGCGACGCTCGAGCACCGGGGCCAGGGAAAACGGGCTCGGCCACAACTGACGCTCGCCACGGATGCACACCGGCAACAGATCCAGCTGACGCTGACCGCCGATGATCCGCGAAGCGCCCATCAGGGCGCGCCGGGCATTCTTGCCCAGGCCCTTGAAGCCGTCTTCACCGATT includes the following:
- a CDS encoding addiction module antidote protein; translated protein: MTEKFTRFDAAEFLKTPEEMAAYLDACFDEDAGDGVLIRAALNDIARAQGMTQVARDAGLGRESLYKALSSTGNPEFATIMKVMKALGLRLHAVAG
- a CDS encoding type II toxin-antitoxin system RelE/ParE family toxin — encoded protein: MIEFERSPAFADWLDSMKDTNGKARIIARIRGAEHGNMGDCEFVGSAVYEMRVHYGPGYRMYFTRKGNVIYLLLLGGDKSTQKRDIKRAIRMAQSIGNEE
- a CDS encoding cobalt-precorrin-6A reductase encodes the protein MKRILLLGGVTEALAIARTLGPEHIYSLAGVGRVPTDLTCQVRVGGYGGAEGLAQFIRDEGIDLLLDATHPYAAQISRNAATAAKLTDIPCWALRRPAWQPQPGDDWREVADWAELITALEPFRRPLFTLGREPLQHLDEIPAHQFWTLRALDVYPGNERCEVIGARGPFLLEDERALFERRQIDVLISKNSGSTATEPKLDVARELGVPVMVLKRPVLAGVDREFKCTSEVLEALSTSDNS
- a CDS encoding cobalt-precorrin-5B (C(1))-methyltransferase, with the translated sequence MRDETAEQPAPLRSGLTTGSCATATSLAAARLLLGGAVADAVQIVLPKGKQVQMRLEFCRLTDDGAEAGTIKDAGDDPDVTHGALLYSRVQLIDEPGIRFIAGKGVGTVTRPGLVLAVGEPAINPVPRKMISDHLTLLAEETGYNGGFEVTVNVEGGEALALKTMNPRLGILGGLSILGTSGIVRPFSCAAYIASIHQGIDVAKTNGYLHIAACTGNASEDTMRRVYNLPEIALIEMGDFVGAVLKHLRKVPVDKLSLCGGFGKISKLAAGHMDLHSRHSSIDLPQLAEWAAAIGADDTLQQAIRGANTSQQALAMASAAGVALGDEVCRHALEFARSVVPAQVQVEVFAIDRQGGIVGHAGAFT
- the cbiE gene encoding precorrin-6y C5,15-methyltransferase (decarboxylating) subunit CbiE; translation: MSPWLTVVGIGEDGFKGLGKNARRALMGASRIIGGQRQLDLLPVCIRGERQLWPSPFSLAPVLERRGEAMCVLASGDPMFYGVGASLARQVPGAEMLVLPAPSSCSLAAARLGWPLQEVVIVSLVARPLAALNAQLSSGVRLLLLSNDGQSPAAVAASLRERGFGASRLSVLEHLGGNAERRIDGTANDWNDPLIADLNVIAIECLADPQTPRLSRLAGLPDSAFQHDGQLTKRDVRAITLARLAPTPGELLWDVGAGSGSIGIEWMRAHPSCRALAIEADDGRQQLIEHNRDALGVPGLQLIRGSAPQALVGLERPDAIFIGGGVTREGVLDTCWEQLKPGGRLVANAVTLQSEMTLMSWRERHGGELTRIHIAQAQPLGEFDTWRQALPITLLDLVKPLDA